In Spodoptera frugiperda isolate SF20-4 chromosome 12, AGI-APGP_CSIRO_Sfru_2.0, whole genome shotgun sequence, a single window of DNA contains:
- the LOC118262991 gene encoding 60S acidic ribosomal protein P1, translating into MASKAELACVYSALILVDDDVAVTGEKISTILKAANVDVEPYWPGLFAKALEGINVRDLITNIGSGVGAAPAAGAAPAAAAAAPAAEAKEEKKKEEEPEESDDDMGFGLFD; encoded by the exons atggcaTCAAAGGCTGAATTAGCTTGCGTTTACTCCGCTCTCATCCTCGTTGATGATGACGTTGCCGTAACT GGTGAGAAGATCTCCACCATCCTGAAGGCGGCCAACGTTGATGTAGAGCCCTACTGGCCTGGTCTGTTCGCGAAGGCGCTGGAAGGCATCAACGTGCGCGACCTGATCACCAACATCGGATCCGGCGTGGGAGCTGCCCCGGCTGCCGGCGCTGCGCCCGCCGCTGCCGCCGCAGCACCCGCTGCTGAGGCTAAGGAGGAGAAGAAGAAGGAGGAAGAACCTGAGGAGTCCGACGACGACATGGGCTTCG GTCTCTTCGACTAA
- the LOC118262793 gene encoding uncharacterized protein LOC118262793, whose translation MEFFGITMYGPQNYIHDVMIDQYKEPMIKEEVQPLMERVKQYSTLPKTIQRPDADVIRFIDVYMGRVNGFAYGSMERFVRMKRKGVIKPPFPCDMYRFPPTTFQEVGWWQHDPALLKSDWYVTYPRFPQPASPNTLILDKVRKNNKYATLF comes from the exons ATGGAGTTCTTTGGAATTACTATGTATGGTCCCCAGAATTATATCCACGATGTAATGATAGACCAATATAAAGAACCAATGATTAAAGAAGAAGTACAACCTTTAATGGAAAGAGTAAAACAGTATTCCACTCTTCCTAAAACG ATACAACGTCCGGATGCAGATGTGATTCGATTTATAGATGTTTATATGGGAAGAGTAAATGGCTTTGCTTACGGTTCTATGGAAAGATTTGTGAGAATGAAACGTAAAGGAGTTATAAAACCGCCTTTTCCTTGTGATATGTATAGATTTCCGCCAACCACCTTTCAAGAA gTCGGTTGGTGGCAACATGATCCAGCTCTATTGAAATCGGATTGGTACGTAACATATCCAAGGTTCCCTCAACCTGCATCACCGAATACTTTGATTTTGGATAAAGTgcgcaaaaataataaatacgcaACTCTGTTTTGA
- the LOC118262859 gene encoding 60S ribosomal protein L10a isoform X2: MSKVSRDTLYECVNAVLQASKDKKRNFLETVELQIGLKNYDPQKDKRFSGTVKLKYIPRPKMQVCVLGDQQHCDEAKSLTVPCMDAEALKKLNKNKKLVKKLAKKYDAFLASESLIKQIPRLLGPGLNKAGKFPGLLSHQESMTQKIDEVKATIKFQMKKVLCLSVAVGHVDMTPDELAQNVHLSINFLVSLLKKHWQNVRSLHMKSTMGPPQRLY; encoded by the exons AT GTCTAAGGTATCGCGTGATACGCTTTACGAGTGCGTAAATGCCGTCCTCCAGGCATCGAAGGACAAGAAACGTAACTTCTTGGAGACAGTGGAACTCCAAATTGGTCTGAAGAACTATGACCCCCAGAAGGACAAGCGTTTCTCAGGCACCGTCAA GTTGAAGTACATTCCCCGCCCCAAGATGCAAGTGTGCGTGCTTGGAGACCAACAGCACTGTGACGAGGCTAAGAGTCTGACTGTACCCTGCATGGATGCTGAGGCACTCAAAAAACTGAACAAGAACAAGAAGCTTGTCAAGAAACTAGCAAAGAA GTATGATGCCTTCCTTGCGTCAGAATCCCTCATCAAGCAGATCCCACGTCTGTTGGGTCCCGGTCTGAACAAGGCTGGTAAATTCCCTGGTCTCCTCTCCCACCAGGAGTCCATGACACAGAAGATTGATGAAGTCAAAGCGACCATCAAGTTCCAGATGAAGAAG GTATTGTGCCTGTCTGTGGCTGTAGGCCATGTGGACATGACCCCTGATGAGCTTGCACAGAACGTGCACTTGTCAATCAACTTCCTGGTGTCCCTGCTCAAGAAGCACTGGCAAAACGTGCGCTCCCTGCATATGAAGTCCACCATGGGCCCACCCCAGAGATTGTACTAA
- the LOC118262540 gene encoding 28S ribosomal protein S14, mitochondrial encodes MNLNISGVTKYVWKTQNVAGFGFQQVRNKWSNWLMIRDVKRRRMSAENYLERTRINAMRKNDILPVEIRELADKDINKFEMNAIPLRINDRCVITSRPRGIVREWRMSRIVWRHLADYNKLSGVQRAMWG; translated from the exons ATGAACCTTAATATATCTGGAGTTACAAAATATGTTTGGAAAACTCAAAATGTCGCTGGATTCGGG TTCCAACAAGTGCGTAACAAGTGGTCTAATTGGCTTATGATCCGAGACGTGAAAAGGCGCCGTATGAGTGCTGAAAACTATCTAGAAAGGACTCGAATCAATGCGATGAGGAAAAATGACATCTTACCCGTGGAAATCAGAGAGCTGGCTGATAAAGACATAAACAAGTTCGAAATGAATGCCATCCCACTCAGAATTAACGACAGATGTGTTATCACTTCAAG ACCTCGCGGTATTGTGAGGGAATGGAGAATGAGTCGTATTGTATGGAGACACCTGGCAGACTACAACAAACTCTCCGGAGTACAGAGAGCTATGTGgggataa
- the LOC118262539 gene encoding Fanconi anemia group D2 protein encodes MSKRVTSDNTSPNKKSKAIDVSSTYFHVSLRESGLILKHPPEKCTASYDTIQIIRNIKKNLEKHFDYPRNLTDFFMNLEEECKDLEVFKHYLYPNILRITGDSAEEHLVSDSVIKILLSVPAIQNKVSDYIFEKAIDLAAESKCGPWIRMILKCFSSLDSIVTPDKISTHLINLLDVASEKMVKLEIITAIPDIIGDQEHDNVANEMSRILSEDRDLIPAILDCLSYLCLSDEQYVRLQQKSLNLLSSLSRCINFPNYVKFLLMPGKMSDASYLETVQGLRNALGWTMSMNHDERTTSQVLTATAIRNSMVSSKVISNSWLKAISLCKESTSYKPIDFIVLLIAYSTTDDKRKQVENLIRKQVKLNILKMELLDQVFIHFTPILREYLKHLIDLTNSLLKTNADPSSGLDVFAGRIYTHMLKYLNDCREIAVAALLQLGLDSKQCVMKTLVILDNTFRHEFALLRSQSVQMLTLLDRLDTMSLDEVRAVMNVLCALAYSVRDSMIRDDLHMIIRKELGSSNPRIKVQGILAGVYAVKYLLYENTSVVVQYDQHGNRTTLSTDLESNARDTAQIVELLSQSTKQYPDMTAFFYDELSKVVLKASLSNKKALLWLTEAVTNDLQQNFIVDSIEVDKINDLKLSMQYCLNTEGEIDELIAINIAGLTLSSKSEVYIGILSPLFQLVQTLHYRQYDGSLSSIDALLGCPIVMPKFDIDLIEDMDSVKISNILDCLVHCINWFIELINAFATQNDRELDLKILKRIVQLEELETTVKEILIRSKISYKPPICTFNVNKYTGEQHEVKSIKAQTSKQKGSTKKPGQDDSVLPQTARSQATQNNASVKSSLELSHNIPGRQFNINIIHLLKTEMTEDKASTSELTVKTLIFLLKSLNTNIEKVLLSKFKRTTFLSNQHSVVYDAYEAEKCAATVKEVLPQMVEHLKFVTLSMDKCIGTQDENEVAYTLDLLNLITCLECIFNFFTIYFKWVGFKQIVHGPLLKSSLSTLANTSDDTVTTRDLLITVAQNLQKYEKYCLQMSTAISLIEFLKSIEIHSDSRVILNILKTLAENFLSRQWKTPEGILEKGLLYNQSVDLLASIYFKNKEVLALKNLTLQLSEDIKLLKSNKNTLNTFKCINKSNFPILYRNLGSALHDATKAGLEKGMTNSEHVQLWKEVATILKHMSDIAKVLENRNNLTAFFKKSLPVLKLFISQGIPILEIQFKSENQEILEILKILQQSTRFLQTLCCHSRLKKDTVLMSKVPHTRQLLETLIYKVKAVLAANKCSEAFWMGNLKNKDIHGEVIASQQSIASDDSVEDCDEQLPEDEDSDDSDDEMLNPDSRSVSDIV; translated from the coding sequence ATGTCTAAAAGAGTTACATCTGATAATACAAGCCCGAACAAGAAATCTAAAGCAATAGATGTAAGTAGCACGTATTTTCATGTGTCTTTGCGAGAAAGCGGGCTAATTTTGAAACACCCTCCGGAAAAATGTACAGCTTCCTATGACACCATACAAATCAtccgtaatataaaaaaaaatcttgaaaagCATTTTGATTACCCAAGAAACTTGACtgacttttttatgaatttagaGGAAGAGTGTAAAGATTTAGAAGTATTCAAACATTACCTGTACCCTAATATTTTGAGGATTACCGGAGACAGTGCGGAAGAGCACCTTGTGAGCGACAGCGTCATTAAGATACTACTTAGTGTCCCAGCCATCCAGAACAAAGTAAGTGATTACATATTTGAAAAAGCAATTGATTTGGCCGCTGAATCCAAGTGTGGACCCTGGATACGGATGATACTTAAATGCTTCTCCTCTCTGGACAGTATTGTAACACCAGATAAGATATCCACTCATCTAATAAACCTCTTAGATGTTGCTTCAGAGAAAATGGTAAAACTGGAGATAATAACGGCAATACCTGATATAATTGGAGATCAAGAGCATGACAATGTTGCTAATGAAATGAGCAGAATTCTGAGTGAAGATCGGGATTTGATACCTGCTATATTAGATTGTCTTTCCTACTTATGTTTATCTGACGAGCAGTATGTCAGGTTACAGCAAAAATCACTGAATCTCTTATCAAGTCTCTCCAGATGTATTAATTTCCCTAATTATGTTAAATTCCTGTTAATGCCTGGCAAAATGAGTGACGCTTCTTATTTGGAAACAGTGCAAGGCTTGAGAAATGCTCTAGGATGGACTATGTCTATGAATCATGATGAGAGAACCACAAGCCAGGTACTCACTGCTACAGCTATAAGGAATTCTATGGTTTCATCTAAAGTCATCAGTAATTCATGGTTAAAAGCAATATCTCTATGTAAAGAGTCTACATCCTACAAGcctattgattttattgttttactcaTTGCATATTCAACAACAGATGACAAACGAAAACAAGTAGAAAACTTAATTAGAAAACAAGTCAAATTGAATATTCTCAAAATGGAGTTATTGGACCAAGTCTTCATTCATTTCACACCAATACTAAGGGAATATTTGAAACATTTAATTGATCTTACTAATTCACTGTTAAAAACAAATGCTGACCCATCTAGCGGTCTGGATGTATTTGCTGGTCGTATATACACTcacatgttaaaatatttaaatgattgtCGTGAGATAGCTGTTGCAGCATTACTACAGTTGGGGCTTGACTCCAAGCAGTGTGTTATGAAGACTCTCGTTATTTTAGATAATACTTTTCGCCATGAATTTGCTCTTTTGAGATCACAAAGTGTTCAAATGCTGACGCTGCTAGACAGATTGGATACTATGTCTCTGGATGAAGTAAGAGCTGTGATGAATGTGCTATGTGCATTAGCCTATTCTGTTAGAGACTCAATGATAAGAGATGACCTCCATATGATAATTAGAAAAGAATTAGGATCTTCTAATCCACGAATAAAAGTTCAGGGCATTCTGGCGGGAGTCTATGcagttaagtacctactgtatGAAAACACAAGTGTCGTCGTGCAATATGACCAGCACGGCAATCGCACTACCCTGTCTACTGATCTAGAAAGTAATGCCCGTGATACAGCACAAATAGTAGAACTATTAAGCCAAAGCACTAAACAATACCCAGACATGACTGCTTTCTTTTATGATGAATTGTCGAAAGTAGTATTGAAAGCATCACTCTCAAATAAGAAAGCTTTGTTATGGCTTACTGAAGCGGTGACCAATGATTTACAACAAAACTTTATTGTGGACTCAATCGAAgttgataaaattaatgatttgaaGTTAAGTATGCAATACTGTCTTAACACAGAGGGTGAAATTGATGAGTTGATTGCTATTAACATTGCTGGCTTAACTTTGAGCTCCAAGTCTGAAGTGTACATTGGCATCTTGTCTCCCCTCTTTCAACTTGTCCAAACATTGCATTATAGGCAATATGACGGCAGTTTATCAAGCATAGATGCTCTATTAGGATGCCCCATTGTTATGCCAAAGTTTGACATAGACTTAATTGAAGATATGGACTCAGTAAAAATTAGTAACATTTTAGATTGCTTAGTTCATTGTATAAATTGGTTTATCGAATTAATCAATGCTTTTGCAACTCAAAATGATAGAGAATTGGacttaaagatattaaaaagaaTAGTACAGCTTGAGGAGTTGGAAACAACTGTTAAAGAAATTCTTATCAGAAGTAAGATTTCTTATAAACCACCTATTTGTACTTTTAACGTTAATAAATATACTGGTGAACAACATGAGGTGAAATCCATAAAAGCACAAACTAGTAAACAGAAAGGATCAACAAAGAAGCCCGGCCAAGATGATAGTGTGCTACCACAAACTGCCAGGTCTCAAGCCACACAAAACAATGCCTCCGTCAAAAGTAGTCTAGAACTGAGTCACAATATACCAGGCAGAcagtttaatataaatataatacatttactCAAAACTGAAATGACTGAGGACAAAGCATCAACATCGGAACTTACAGTAAAAACtctgatatttttgttaaaaagtcTAAACACTAACATAGAGAAAGTGTTGTTATCCAAATTTAAAAGAACAACATTTCTATCGAACCAACACAGTGTGGTGTATGATGCTTACGAAGCTGAAAAATGCGCCGCCACTGTTAAAGAAGTACTGCCACAAATGGTAGAACATTTGAAATTCGTAACTTTATCGATGGATAAATGTATTGGAACTCAAGACGAAAATGAAGTTGCATACACACTTGATTTACTCAATCTAATCACTTGCTTGGAGTGCATCTTCAATTTCTTCACTATATATTTTAAATGGGTAGGTTTTAAACAAATTGTTCATGGTCCTTTACTGAAGAGTTCTCTGAGTACTCTAGCAAACACAAGTGATGATACAGTGACTACAAGAGACCTTCTAATCACTGTTGCTCAGAATCTGcagaaatatgaaaaatattgtttacaaatgtCTACTGCAATATCTCTCATAGAGTTTTTGAAAAGTATAGAAATCCATTCTGATAGCCGAGTTATACTCAACATTTTAAAGACACTAGCTGAGAATTTCTTATCGCGGCAGTGGAAAACTCCTGAAGGAATATTAGAAAAGGGATTACTTTACAACCAAAGCGTAGATCTTTTGGCATctatttacttcaaaaataaagaaGTGTTAGCACTGAAAAATTTGACTCTGCAGCTATCAGAAGATATAAAGTTgctcaaaagtaataaaaatactttaaacacTTTCAAGTGCATAAACAAAAGCAATTTCCCCATATTGTACAGAAACCTGGGCTCTGCACTTCATGATGCAACTAAAGCTGGTTTAGAGAAAGGTATGACTAACTCTGAGCATGTGCAATTGTGGAAAGAAGTAGCTACTATATTGAAACACATGTCTGATATTGCAAAAGTCCTCGAAAACAGAAATAATTTGACTGCGTTCTTTAAGAAATCGTTACCAGTTCTAAAACTTTTCATATCACAAGGAATTCCTATTTtggaaattcaatttaaaagcGAAAACCAAGAAATTTTGGAAATTCTTAAAATTCTTCAGCAGTCCACGAGATTTTTGCAAACATTATGTTGCCATTCAAGACTGAAGAAAGATACTGTACTGATGAGTAAGGTCCCACATACGAGACAACTTCTCGAAACTTTGATTTATAAAGTAAAAGCTGTATTAGCTGCGAATAAGTGTTCAGAGGCTTTTTGGATGGGAAACCTCAAGAACAAAGATATTCATGGAGAAGTTATTGCGTCTCAACAAAGTATTGCAAGCGATGACTCTGTAGAAGATTGCGATGAACAGTTGCCTGAAGATGAAGATAGTGACGACTCAGACGATGAAATGCTAAATCCTGATTCTAGAAGTGTAAGTGACATTGTATGA
- the LOC118262268 gene encoding small G protein signaling modulator 3 homolog, translated as MDLAKSLFSSRDHVGYVGREDHERKISAALADDDPEDMIDAIRGLNIADELLPAPGGPFSALTPSMVPQDIMAKLAQPESEGHGGGLPDYRFDEFGFCVEEEDGPEQSSNKLLADAFVEDDQHRLQWEFYSKEINFSEGEGKLEKTDKLQKMVKDGVPHSLRPQVWMHLCGANKKRASTEITYHEIVRASSDDGLVTSKQIEKDLVQILPNNVCFSHPTSTGVPRLRRILRALAWLYPDIGYCQGTGMIAASLLLLMEEEDAFWIMCTTVEDLLPASYYSSTLIGIQADQKVLRSLISTYLPGIDQVLNAHDIELSLITMHWFLTLYANVVHMKILLRIWDLFFLDGSLVLFKITLAMLKIKENRFTEISNSAQIFNALSDIPGEIDDVDVLIKTIDEVCGDTLSPTLIDTHRRRHLAYLMADQGALVGNPSAVPNLPKQQLQRRQIKKSKSVIQTILFGEDSNNEDAVSKNVKQTEILVDLREAILQVARHFLALEPQLASEVQLTADYTMQSHAADRERYVNVSRSKRRRAKALLDFERRDGDELGFRKNDVIEVISSRDEHCWIGELNGLRGWFPARFVKLLDEKGVKYSRAGDDSVTEKAAHLVRGVLAPAFKRVLLHGIKRPSFLDGPCHPWLFIEEASSREVEKDFNSVYSRLVLCKTYRLDEDGKVLTPEELLYRCVQAINLSHDNAHAQMDVKLRTLICMGLNEEALHLWLEVLCSCVDVVQKWYHPWSFINSPGWVQIKCELRILSQFGFNLNPDWELPLKKDTQNQPLKEGVRDMLVKHHLFSWDL; from the coding sequence atggatCTAGCAAAATCCTTGTTTAGTTCTCGCGATCATGTTGGTTACGTGGGCCGTGAAGACCATGAACGTAAAATAAGTGCTGCATTAGCTGATGATGATCCTGAGGACATGATTGATGCCATACGAGGACTAAACATCGCTGACGAACTACTTCCAGCGCCGGGCGGCCCATTTTCAGCATTGACACCTAGTATGGTACCCCAAGACATAATGGCTAAATTAGCACAACCAGAATCTGAAGGTCACGGTGGTGGTCTCCCGGATTACAGATTTGACGAGTTTGGGTTTTGTGTTGAAGAAGAAGATGGACCAGAACAGAGTTCGAACAAATTACTAGCAGATGCTTTTGTTGAAGATGACCAACACCGTCTACAATGGGAATTTTACAgcaaagaaataaacttttctGAAGGTGAAGGGAAGCTTGAGAAAACGGACAAATTGCAGAAAATGGTAAAAGATGGTGTACCCCATTCACTTCGCCCTCAGGTTTGGATGCATTTGTGTGGTGCTAATAAAAAAAGAGCTTCAACTGAAATAACATACCATGAAATTGTACGAGCATCTAGTGATGATGGACTGGTAACTAGTAAACAAATAGAAAAGGATTTGGTGCAAATATTACCTAATAATGTTTGCTTCTCACACCCAACCAGTACAGGTGTGCCAAGATTACGTAGAATACTGAGGGCTCTAGCGTGGCTATATCCTGACATTGGTTACTGCCAGGGAACTGGAATGATTGCAGCctcattattacttttaatggAAGAAGAAGATGCATTTTGGATAATGTGTACTACAGTGGAAGATTTACTGCCAGCATCATATTACTCATCCACATTGATAGGAATACAAGCTGACCAAAAAGTATTAAGAAGTCTTATTTCAACATATTTGCCTGGCATAGACCAGGTTTTAAATGCCCATGACATTGAACTCTCTTTAATAACAATGCATTGGTTTTTGACCCTGTATGCCAATGTTGTGCATATGAAAATATTACTAAGGATTTGGGATCTCTTCTTCTTGGATGGTTCTTTGGTCCTATTCAAGATCACCTTGGCCATGttgaaaattaaagaaaaccGTTTTACTGAAATATCTAATTCTGCACAAATTTTTAATGCACTGTCTGACATTCCTGGTGAAATTGATGATGTTGATGTTCTTATTAAAACCATTGATGAAGTTTGTGGAGATACTCTAAGCCCAACATTGATTGATACTCACAGAAGGAGACATCTAGCATACCTTATGGCAGATCAGGGTGCTTTGGTAGGCAATCCTAGTGCTGTACCTAATTTGCCAAAGCAACAGCTACAAAGACGCCAAATAAAGAAAAGTAAGTCAGTGATACAAACAATACTATTTGGAGAAGATAGTAACAATGAGGATGCAGTTTCCAAAAATGTCAAACAGACAGAAATATTAGTTGATCTCAGAGAGGCTATTTTGCAAGTTGCACGACATTTTCTAGCTCTAGAACCACAACTAGCTTCTGAAGTCCAACTGACAGCAGATTACACAATGCAAAGTCATGCAGCTGACAGGGAAAGGTATGTCAATGTCTCAAGAAGCAAAAGGAGACGAGCAAAAGCACTGTTAGACTTTGAAAGAAGAGATGGAGATGAATTAGGATTTCGTAAAAATGATGTCATTGAGGTGATTAGCTCAAGAGATGAACATTGTTGGATTGGTGAGCTAAATGGCCTTCGAGGTTGGTTCCCAGCCCGATTTGTGAAGCTTTTAGATGAGAAAGGCGTAAAATACAGCAGAGCTGGAGATGACTCTGTAACAGAAAAAGCTGCACATCTAGTCAGAGGAGTATTAGCTCCAGCTTTCAAAAGGGTTCTTCTGCATGGAATAAAACGGCCTAGTTTCTTGGATGGGCCATGTCATCCTTGGCTTTTTATAGAAGAAGCATCTTCTCGAGAAGTTGAAAAAGACTTTAATTCAGTTTATAGTCGACTGGTATTGTGTAAAACATATCGTTTGGATGAAGATGGCAAGGTACTTACGCCAGAAGAGTTACTGTACAGATGTGTCCAAGCCATTAACTTGTCACATGACAATGCACATGCTCAAATGGACGTTAAATTACGCACATTGATTTGTATGGGCCTAAATGAAGAAGCTTTACATTTGTGGCTTGAAGTATTATGCTCCTGTGTAGATGTTGTCCAAAAATGGTACCATCCCTGGTCATTTATTAATTCGCCAGGATGGGTACAAATTAAATGTGAATTACGAATCCTTTCACAAtttggatttaatttaaatccagATTGGGAGCTACCCTTAAAGAAAGATACGCAAAATCAACCCTTAAAAGAAGGAGTGCGAGATATGCTTGTAAAACATCACTTATTTTCGTGggacttgtaa
- the LOC118262859 gene encoding 60S ribosomal protein L10a isoform X1, with product MSSKVSRDTLYECVNAVLQASKDKKRNFLETVELQIGLKNYDPQKDKRFSGTVKLKYIPRPKMQVCVLGDQQHCDEAKSLTVPCMDAEALKKLNKNKKLVKKLAKKYDAFLASESLIKQIPRLLGPGLNKAGKFPGLLSHQESMTQKIDEVKATIKFQMKKVLCLSVAVGHVDMTPDELAQNVHLSINFLVSLLKKHWQNVRSLHMKSTMGPPQRLY from the exons ATGTC GTCTAAGGTATCGCGTGATACGCTTTACGAGTGCGTAAATGCCGTCCTCCAGGCATCGAAGGACAAGAAACGTAACTTCTTGGAGACAGTGGAACTCCAAATTGGTCTGAAGAACTATGACCCCCAGAAGGACAAGCGTTTCTCAGGCACCGTCAA GTTGAAGTACATTCCCCGCCCCAAGATGCAAGTGTGCGTGCTTGGAGACCAACAGCACTGTGACGAGGCTAAGAGTCTGACTGTACCCTGCATGGATGCTGAGGCACTCAAAAAACTGAACAAGAACAAGAAGCTTGTCAAGAAACTAGCAAAGAA GTATGATGCCTTCCTTGCGTCAGAATCCCTCATCAAGCAGATCCCACGTCTGTTGGGTCCCGGTCTGAACAAGGCTGGTAAATTCCCTGGTCTCCTCTCCCACCAGGAGTCCATGACACAGAAGATTGATGAAGTCAAAGCGACCATCAAGTTCCAGATGAAGAAG GTATTGTGCCTGTCTGTGGCTGTAGGCCATGTGGACATGACCCCTGATGAGCTTGCACAGAACGTGCACTTGTCAATCAACTTCCTGGTGTCCCTGCTCAAGAAGCACTGGCAAAACGTGCGCTCCCTGCATATGAAGTCCACCATGGGCCCACCCCAGAGATTGTACTAA